A genomic segment from Gilvibacter sp. SZ-19 encodes:
- a CDS encoding DUF2892 domain-containing protein → MKKNMGTLDRVLRLVLAVVAVALYYFEVVSGTLGIVLMILAAVFVLTSFVAFCPLYLPFGLNTCKVKES, encoded by the coding sequence ATGAAAAAAAACATGGGAACTTTAGATCGTGTGCTACGGCTAGTATTGGCTGTAGTTGCCGTTGCTTTGTATTACTTTGAAGTGGTAAGCGGCACCTTGGGAATCGTATTAATGATCTTGGCTGCAGTATTCGTACTGACCAGCTTTGTGGCTTTTTGCCCTTTGTACTTGCCTTTCGGACTGAATACTTGCAAGGTCAAAGAATCTTAA
- a CDS encoding nitronate monooxygenase family protein encodes MSKAITSLFGIQYPIVQGGMIWNSGWRLASAVSNAGGLGLIGAGSMYPDVLREHIQKCKKATSKPFGVNVPMLYPDIEEIIAIIIQERVPIVFTSAGNPKTYTQKLKDEGITVVHVVSSVKFALKAQEAGVDAVVAEGFEAGGHNGREETTTLTLIPMVKEHLKVPLIAAGGIATGKAMLAAMVLGADGVQLGSRFVASEESSAHQLFKEAVVAAKEGDTELTLKELAPVRLLKNKFYQDVKELYKTAPTVEELKALLGRARAKRGMFEGDMVEGELEIGQIAGLIHDIKPAGQIVTEMMTEYEAAKAAVNQLF; translated from the coding sequence ATGAGTAAGGCGATCACTTCATTGTTCGGAATTCAATATCCAATAGTTCAAGGCGGTATGATCTGGAATAGCGGCTGGCGTTTGGCCAGTGCGGTCAGTAATGCCGGTGGTTTAGGACTTATCGGTGCCGGAAGCATGTATCCCGATGTACTGCGCGAACACATCCAGAAGTGTAAAAAAGCAACGAGCAAACCCTTTGGCGTGAACGTGCCAATGTTGTATCCGGATATCGAAGAGATTATAGCTATTATCATTCAAGAAAGAGTGCCGATAGTATTCACCTCCGCAGGAAACCCAAAGACCTATACACAGAAATTAAAGGATGAGGGTATTACCGTTGTGCATGTGGTGAGCAGTGTAAAATTTGCTTTGAAGGCACAAGAGGCCGGCGTCGACGCCGTTGTTGCAGAAGGCTTCGAGGCTGGAGGGCATAACGGCAGAGAAGAGACCACCACACTTACCCTTATCCCTATGGTCAAGGAACACTTGAAAGTTCCGCTTATAGCCGCCGGTGGTATCGCTACAGGAAAGGCTATGCTGGCCGCCATGGTCCTGGGTGCAGATGGGGTTCAGCTTGGCAGTCGTTTTGTCGCTTCGGAAGAATCTTCTGCCCACCAATTATTTAAAGAAGCTGTAGTTGCTGCCAAAGAAGGCGATACTGAACTTACCTTAAAGGAACTAGCTCCGGTTAGGCTCTTAAAGAACAAGTTCTATCAGGACGTAAAGGAGTTATATAAGACAGCTCCGACCGTTGAAGAGCTCAAAGCGCTATTGGGTAGGGCTAGAGCCAAACGCGGTATGTTCGAAGGCGATATGGTAGAAGGCGAATTAGAGATAGGGCAGATCGCCGGACTTATTCACGATATTAAACCTGCTGGTCAGATCGTAACTGAAATGATGACCGAGTATGAAGCCGCCAAGGCAGCTGTAAATCAGTTATTTTAA
- the mnmA gene encoding tRNA 2-thiouridine(34) synthase MnmA: protein MKRVVVGLSGGVDSSVAAYLLKEQGYEVIGIFMKNWHDDSVTISNECPWLEDSNDAMLVADKLGIPFQTVDLSEQYKERIVDYMFREYEMGRTPNPDVLCNREIKFDVFLKIAMDLGADYVATGHYCRKGTQLIDGKEVYSLLSGADPNKDQSYFLCQLSQEQLAKTLFPVGELQKAEVRKIAAEQDLITAEKRDSQGLCFIGKVRLPDFLQQQLAPKEGQIVEVPADHPAYAATALQDNTLETLVSKYAYAPADGKVVGNHQGAHYFTKGQRKGLAVGGTKEPLFVIDTDVEKNIIYTGQGKDHPGLFRKGLFVQQPEVHWVREDLRLEVDQTLEVMARIRYRQPLQKATLHQTAAGMYVIFEEPQSAITEGQFVAWYQDDELLGSGVIS from the coding sequence ATGAAACGAGTAGTCGTTGGACTTAGTGGAGGAGTAGATTCCAGTGTGGCCGCCTATTTGCTTAAAGAGCAAGGCTATGAGGTCATAGGGATCTTTATGAAGAATTGGCACGACGACTCGGTGACCATTTCTAACGAGTGTCCTTGGTTAGAAGATTCTAACGACGCCATGCTGGTGGCCGACAAACTGGGCATTCCTTTTCAAACGGTCGATTTAAGCGAGCAGTACAAGGAGCGAATTGTGGACTATATGTTCCGCGAATACGAAATGGGACGAACTCCTAACCCAGATGTACTTTGTAATAGAGAGATTAAGTTCGATGTGTTCCTTAAGATCGCTATGGATCTAGGAGCGGATTATGTCGCTACAGGTCATTATTGTCGTAAGGGAACCCAGCTCATTGACGGCAAGGAGGTATATTCTTTACTTTCTGGCGCAGATCCAAACAAGGATCAATCTTACTTTTTGTGTCAGCTGTCGCAAGAACAGTTGGCCAAGACCTTATTTCCAGTAGGAGAGCTTCAAAAAGCTGAGGTGCGTAAAATTGCTGCGGAGCAGGACTTGATCACCGCAGAGAAGCGCGACTCTCAAGGCCTTTGCTTTATCGGAAAGGTGCGCTTGCCGGATTTCTTACAACAACAATTAGCCCCCAAAGAGGGACAAATTGTTGAAGTTCCTGCAGATCATCCAGCCTATGCAGCTACGGCTCTGCAAGACAATACTCTGGAGACCTTAGTTTCTAAATACGCCTATGCTCCAGCAGATGGGAAGGTTGTAGGTAACCATCAGGGAGCACATTATTTTACCAAAGGGCAGCGCAAAGGTTTGGCCGTTGGAGGGACTAAAGAGCCGCTCTTTGTTATAGATACAGACGTAGAAAAGAACATCATCTATACCGGGCAGGGTAAGGATCACCCAGGCTTGTTTCGCAAAGGTTTGTTCGTGCAACAACCCGAGGTGCATTGGGTACGAGAAGACCTGCGTTTAGAAGTAGACCAAACCCTAGAAGTTATGGCGCGTATCAGATACCGTCAACCTTTGCAAAAGGCAACTTTGCATCAAACGGCTGCAGGTATGTATGTCATTTTTGAGGAGCCGCAGTCTGCTATCACCGAAGGTCAGTTCGTGGCTTGGTACCAAGACGATGAACTGCTTGGTAGTGGTGTTATTTCCTAA
- a CDS encoding toxin-antitoxin system YwqK family antitoxin: MRLKAVYFLLFFSLSAVVSAQDAVNQFDADGQRHGIWKKYYPNSKQLRYQGEFNHGKEVGTFKFYCEACGAQPALVKEFEAGSDRATLTYYSQNGKLISTGQMDGKQKTGTWLYYHKDGKTVMTEENYLNDLLDGPMTTFYPNGNKTETVVYKQGKKEGESRYYSPAGVEIKFFTYADDKLNGPVKYYDATGNLIVSGSYKNDAKHGLWQYFDNGKVVKEERFPKPNGQR; encoded by the coding sequence ATGCGATTAAAAGCAGTTTACTTTCTATTATTCTTTAGCCTTTCGGCAGTTGTTTCTGCTCAAGATGCAGTGAACCAATTCGATGCCGATGGCCAGCGTCACGGGATTTGGAAAAAATACTACCCCAACAGCAAACAACTGCGCTATCAAGGGGAGTTCAATCACGGTAAAGAAGTAGGTACATTTAAGTTTTACTGCGAAGCTTGTGGCGCGCAACCGGCCCTTGTAAAGGAATTCGAAGCTGGTTCAGATCGCGCTACATTGACCTATTATTCCCAAAACGGAAAACTGATCAGTACGGGTCAAATGGACGGTAAGCAAAAGACAGGAACTTGGCTTTACTACCACAAGGATGGTAAAACGGTCATGACCGAAGAGAATTACCTTAACGACCTTTTGGATGGTCCTATGACCACCTTTTATCCCAACGGAAATAAAACAGAGACCGTTGTTTACAAGCAAGGTAAAAAAGAAGGGGAGAGTCGTTATTACTCGCCCGCTGGTGTTGAGATCAAGTTCTTTACCTACGCTGATGACAAACTCAATGGCCCTGTTAAGTACTATGATGCCACGGGTAATCTTATCGTGAGTGGTTCGTATAAGAACGATGCAAAACACGGTTTGTGGCAGTACTTTGACAATGGTAAAGTGGTCAAGGAAGAACGTTTCCCGAAACCTAACGGGCAGCGTTAA
- the yidC gene encoding membrane protein insertase YidC, with protein sequence MEEKKFDLNSLIGFILIGVIILYMLYQNSPTPEELEERAKQEQIDKENEPEEQAGQATLDLSETSDAIVANPTDSLATAVAQNALGAFAYSAGLSSATDNETLFENDVLELKISNRGGYITEARLKEFVTYKDAPVYLIKDGNASLDLVFNHQNRTLHSKELFFEPSLSADGNTLSMKLKISPTQYLEYRYTLKPGDYMMDFSVRTQGLSDVLDTSNDAVLHWELAGYRRAKSVAYENRYTELIWEYEGGKDDYLGQQQRTTDESVDVTYVAFKQHFFSSILLTDKPWKTASFVSENLVEDEDIDTLYTKKFKAELPLEYSGGELAYDMDWYYGPTDYKTLNDYNRNLDEVVPLGWGIFGWINRYLFIPLFGFLSSFLPYGISIIVMTILVRLALSPVTYKSYLSQAKMKVLRPEITEINEKHKDNAMKRQQETMALYRKAGASPMAGCIPALLQLPVFYALFQFFPSAFALRQKSFLWAEDLSSYDTVYELPFHIPLYGDHISLFPILASIAIFIYMTMTTGQTMQQQQPGMPNMKFIMYISPLFMLVFFNNYASGLSLYYFISNLITIGIMLVIKNYIIDEDKIHAKIQENKKKPKKQNRFQRKMAEMMEQAEAQQQQRGKKK encoded by the coding sequence ATGGAAGAAAAGAAGTTCGATTTAAATTCATTGATCGGTTTTATACTGATAGGGGTTATCATTCTGTACATGCTCTATCAGAATTCACCCACTCCGGAGGAGTTAGAAGAGCGCGCCAAGCAAGAACAAATTGACAAAGAGAATGAGCCGGAAGAGCAGGCAGGTCAAGCTACTTTAGACCTTTCTGAGACTTCGGATGCAATAGTGGCAAACCCGACAGATTCATTGGCTACTGCCGTTGCACAAAACGCCTTGGGAGCTTTTGCTTATTCGGCAGGTTTGTCATCTGCTACCGACAATGAAACCTTATTTGAGAACGATGTCTTGGAACTTAAGATCAGTAACCGCGGAGGTTATATTACCGAGGCGCGTCTAAAGGAGTTTGTGACCTACAAGGACGCTCCTGTTTATTTGATCAAAGACGGAAATGCTTCTTTAGATCTGGTTTTTAACCATCAGAACAGAACCCTGCATTCTAAGGAACTCTTTTTTGAGCCTTCTCTTTCTGCGGATGGGAATACCCTTTCTATGAAGCTGAAGATCTCTCCAACCCAATATTTGGAGTATCGATACACCTTGAAGCCAGGCGATTATATGATGGATTTCTCGGTGCGTACGCAAGGTCTTTCTGATGTTTTGGATACCTCTAATGATGCCGTCTTGCATTGGGAATTGGCAGGATACCGTCGCGCTAAAAGTGTCGCCTACGAAAACCGCTACACCGAGCTTATCTGGGAATACGAAGGAGGAAAAGACGATTACCTAGGCCAACAACAACGCACTACAGACGAATCTGTAGATGTTACTTATGTGGCCTTTAAACAACACTTCTTTAGTTCCATCTTGCTAACAGACAAGCCCTGGAAAACAGCGAGCTTTGTCAGTGAGAATCTGGTGGAAGACGAAGATATAGATACGCTCTACACCAAAAAGTTCAAAGCAGAATTGCCACTGGAGTACTCTGGAGGAGAATTGGCTTACGATATGGATTGGTACTACGGACCAACTGATTATAAGACCTTAAACGACTACAACCGCAATTTGGACGAGGTGGTGCCTTTGGGCTGGGGTATCTTCGGATGGATTAACCGCTATTTGTTCATTCCGCTCTTTGGATTCCTTTCGTCTTTCTTGCCGTATGGTATTTCGATCATTGTGATGACCATCTTAGTGCGTTTAGCGCTGAGTCCTGTGACCTACAAATCGTATTTGTCTCAGGCTAAAATGAAAGTTTTAAGGCCAGAGATCACCGAGATCAATGAAAAGCATAAAGACAATGCCATGAAGCGTCAACAAGAGACCATGGCCTTGTACCGCAAAGCAGGAGCAAGCCCAATGGCAGGATGTATTCCGGCCTTATTGCAGCTGCCAGTGTTTTATGCATTGTTTCAATTCTTCCCTTCGGCCTTTGCCTTGAGACAAAAGAGTTTCCTTTGGGCAGAAGACTTGTCAAGCTACGATACGGTATATGAATTGCCGTTCCACATTCCGCTTTACGGAGATCATATCAGTTTGTTCCCAATTCTTGCGTCTATAGCGATCTTTATCTATATGACCATGACAACTGGACAAACCATGCAACAGCAGCAGCCGGGTATGCCAAACATGAAATTCATCATGTATATCTCTCCGCTGTTCATGTTGGTGTTCTTTAACAATTACGCCAGTGGTCTTTCTTTGTATTACTTTATCTCTAACCTGATCACAATCGGAATCATGTTGGTGATCAAGAATTATATCATAGACGAAGACAAGATCCACGCAAAGATCCAGGAGAACAAGAAAAAGCCTAAGAAGCAAAATCGTTTTCAGCGTAAGATGGCAGAAATGATGGAGCAGGCTGAGGCGCAGCAACAGCAGCGCGGAAAGAAAAAATAG
- a CDS encoding CTP synthase has protein sequence MDTTKYIFVTGGVSSSLGKGIIAASLAKLLQARGFRVTIQKLDPYINVDPGTLNPYEHGECYVTDDGAETDLDLGHYERFLNVPTSQDNNVTTGRIYQSVIQKERKGEFLGKTVQVIPHITNEIKERVQMLGKSGDYDIVITEIGGTVGDIESLPYIESVRQLKWDLGKDNTLVVHLTLIPYLSAAGELKTKPTQHSVKTLMESGIQADILVCRTEHELSDDLKSKLALFCNVETEAVIQSIDASTIYDVPNLMLEEGLDRVALKKLKLSTDSTPNLTGWNEFLSRHKNPKDVVNIGLIGKYVELQDSYKSILESFIHAGAANELQVNVHSIHSEHITEENAAEQIEKLDGVLVAPGFGERGIEGKIEAVRLAREHGIPFLGICLGMQMAVIEYARNILQLKDANSTEMNPDTPHPVIDLMEAQKNITNMGGTMRLGAWKCELMPGSIASEVYGTKIIEERHRHRYEYNDNYREALENAGLKATGLNPDTGLVEIVELPDHPWYVGVQYHPEYKSTVANPHPLFVAFVAAAYRYATAKKDVSMA, from the coding sequence ATGGACACCACCAAATATATCTTCGTTACGGGCGGAGTATCTTCTTCATTAGGTAAAGGAATTATCGCAGCCTCACTGGCTAAGTTGTTACAGGCCAGAGGTTTTCGTGTGACCATTCAGAAATTGGATCCTTATATAAACGTTGACCCGGGAACGCTCAATCCTTATGAGCATGGCGAATGTTATGTAACCGATGATGGAGCAGAAACCGACCTCGATCTAGGGCATTATGAACGTTTTTTGAATGTGCCTACCTCTCAAGATAACAATGTAACTACCGGACGCATTTATCAGAGTGTGATCCAAAAGGAACGCAAAGGAGAATTTCTAGGAAAAACGGTACAGGTAATTCCACATATTACCAACGAGATCAAAGAGCGTGTTCAAATGCTGGGTAAATCTGGTGACTATGATATAGTCATCACAGAGATCGGGGGAACTGTGGGTGATATCGAATCTTTACCTTACATAGAATCCGTACGTCAGCTTAAATGGGACTTAGGGAAAGACAACACCTTGGTGGTACACTTGACCTTGATCCCTTATTTGTCGGCAGCAGGGGAGCTCAAAACCAAGCCAACACAACACTCGGTTAAGACCTTGATGGAAAGCGGTATTCAAGCCGATATCTTGGTTTGCCGCACCGAGCACGAACTCTCTGATGATCTAAAAAGCAAACTTGCCCTGTTCTGTAATGTGGAGACCGAAGCGGTAATTCAGTCCATCGATGCTTCTACCATTTACGACGTTCCAAACCTGATGTTAGAAGAAGGCTTGGACAGGGTCGCCTTGAAGAAATTAAAACTCAGTACCGATTCCACGCCAAATCTAACGGGCTGGAATGAGTTCCTCAGCAGACATAAAAACCCAAAGGATGTAGTGAACATCGGATTGATAGGTAAATATGTGGAACTGCAGGATTCCTATAAATCCATTTTAGAAAGCTTTATCCATGCCGGAGCGGCCAATGAGTTACAAGTAAACGTACACTCCATACACTCGGAACACATTACCGAGGAGAACGCTGCAGAACAGATCGAAAAACTCGATGGAGTTTTGGTAGCTCCCGGATTTGGAGAACGTGGTATAGAAGGAAAGATAGAAGCGGTTCGCTTGGCAAGAGAGCACGGAATTCCGTTTTTAGGGATCTGCTTAGGTATGCAGATGGCAGTAATTGAGTACGCCCGAAACATACTACAGCTAAAAGATGCCAATTCTACCGAAATGAATCCTGACACGCCGCATCCGGTGATCGACCTAATGGAAGCACAAAAGAACATCACCAATATGGGTGGAACCATGCGTTTAGGAGCTTGGAAATGTGAATTGATGCCGGGCAGTATTGCCTCCGAAGTATACGGAACCAAGATCATAGAAGAACGTCACAGACACCGTTACGAATATAACGACAACTACCGCGAAGCCCTTGAGAACGCTGGGCTTAAAGCTACAGGGTTGAATCCTGATACCGGTTTGGTGGAGATCGTGGAACTGCCAGATCATCCTTGGTATGTAGGTGTGCAATACCACCCCGAATACAAGAGTACCGTTGCCAACCCGCATCCTTTGTTTGTTGCCTTTGTGGCAGCAGCCTATCGTTATGCGACGGCCAAAAAAGATGTCAGTATGGCATAA
- a CDS encoding DUF3820 family protein: MESVNPQREHLIELANYKMPFGKYKDRYLIDLPEAYLVWFRQKGFPEGKLGRYLQEVHELKVNGLEPLVRKFIR; the protein is encoded by the coding sequence TTGGAGTCAGTAAATCCGCAGCGAGAACATCTAATTGAACTGGCAAACTACAAAATGCCCTTTGGGAAATACAAAGACCGTTATCTCATAGATCTGCCCGAGGCCTATTTGGTCTGGTTCAGACAGAAAGGATTTCCCGAAGGAAAATTAGGCCGTTATTTGCAAGAAGTTCACGAACTTAAAGTTAACGGCCTGGAGCCTTTGGTGCGGAAGTTTATTCGTTGA
- a CDS encoding DUF922 domain-containing protein, whose translation MRRLLLYLCCIVFLTAADTAEERIAWNNSYKLTWADFKGTPRSGNVYVASTSSGLSFSYGFKTINGQPTSDFTYEVIAYFYPQNSWYDPSRVSPRVLQHEQTHFDITELHARLLRMRIAEFNFTTNVKEELDALYDQVERERRAMQSQYDLESDHSVIQDREAAWVARVQEMLKQTEAWSQ comes from the coding sequence ATGCGTAGATTGCTTCTTTATTTGTGTTGTATTGTTTTTTTAACGGCTGCGGATACGGCCGAAGAACGCATTGCCTGGAATAATTCTTATAAACTGACCTGGGCCGATTTTAAAGGTACCCCTAGAAGTGGGAATGTTTATGTGGCCAGTACCAGTTCCGGACTTTCTTTTTCCTACGGATTTAAAACCATAAATGGCCAACCCACCTCGGACTTTACCTACGAAGTAATCGCTTATTTCTATCCGCAGAATTCTTGGTATGATCCTTCTAGAGTCAGTCCAAGGGTCCTACAGCACGAACAGACCCATTTTGACATTACCGAGCTACATGCGCGCTTATTGCGCATGCGTATCGCTGAATTCAACTTTACAACTAATGTAAAAGAGGAGCTGGATGCGCTCTACGATCAAGTAGAGCGAGAGCGCCGAGCCATGCAATCGCAATACGATCTGGAATCTGATCATTCGGTTATACAAGATAGGGAGGCAGCCTGGGTTGCTCGTGTTCAAGAAATGCTAAAACAAACCGAAGCTTGGAGTCAGTAA
- a CDS encoding OsmC family protein yields the protein MSTAKVTYLGGLRTRNQHIKSGGEYYTDAPTDNHGKGEAFSPTDTVATGLANCMLTVMGIKANQLEFNMDGSYAEVTKVMASDPRRISEIHVSLHLPAALDSKTRTILQRTGETCPVHYSLHPDIHKVVNFHWDL from the coding sequence ATGAGTACAGCCAAAGTGACCTATTTGGGAGGTCTGCGAACCCGAAATCAACACATAAAATCTGGCGGGGAATACTACACGGACGCTCCAACTGACAATCACGGTAAAGGAGAAGCTTTTTCTCCTACAGATACTGTAGCTACAGGGCTCGCCAATTGTATGCTTACCGTTATGGGGATCAAGGCTAATCAATTGGAGTTTAATATGGATGGGAGTTATGCGGAGGTGACCAAAGTGATGGCAAGCGATCCGCGAAGAATCTCTGAGATCCATGTTAGTTTACATTTGCCAGCTGCTTTGGACTCTAAAACTCGCACAATATTACAACGTACTGGCGAGACTTGCCCAGTGCACTACAGCTTACATCCGGATATTCACAAGGTCGTTAATTTTCACTGGGATCTATAA
- a CDS encoding LysM peptidoglycan-binding domain-containing protein, producing the protein MKGIKIGFLLFFVALTTAAAAQTSYKSHNVKQGETVFSIAKQYGVTEEAIYRLNPDARKGIQENNILIIPAQDDQQNYSEQVVDFKRHRVKRKETLFSIAQKYGVTVDDIKKYNKQLYSEQLRKGDKIMIPVLTRTVVVTTDNNTGNTGTEPDTTVVKDTTKTHTVLPKETKYGIARKYGISISELEAMNPDMGDTLQMGVVLKVPDQEVVADATVDDSIYDFYEVQPKEGFYRLKVKFGLTEEEIVALNPYAKDGLKAGMILKLPKMGAAGTEASANTVDLEYQLNNYETKNLVVMLPFDLSKVSRDSVKANEELLVNSRTLNIALDFYSGVMMAADFAKDKGLSVNLEVMDTQGKASRVAQLIAQGSFDEVDAVIGPLFQKNATSASNALRREDVPVLSPLSNQQANGGRNFFNTVPSNEFLEAQMLDYLKANAVGKNLIIIADAKKSREKNLLRNNFPNAKVLDPRDEQFLYVVDIQQKLDPLAENWVILASDNPVLVSNVIGLLNGLPPDKGVRLFTLDKSDAYEFEDIQNTNLARLKFTYPSVYRSFDYDNPDAFVTSYKNKYGVYPNRFAIRGFDVTYDCLLRLGIAESLYEAVDLDGETQYVGNKFFYVLSGSGYANNAGYIMMYGEDLKLIVVE; encoded by the coding sequence TTACCGAGGAGGCTATTTATCGCTTGAACCCCGATGCTCGTAAAGGCATTCAAGAGAATAATATCCTGATCATTCCTGCACAGGACGATCAGCAGAACTACAGCGAGCAAGTTGTCGATTTTAAAAGACATCGCGTAAAGCGCAAAGAGACCCTTTTTAGCATTGCGCAGAAATACGGGGTCACTGTAGACGACATTAAAAAGTACAACAAGCAACTCTACTCCGAACAGCTTCGCAAGGGCGATAAGATCATGATCCCTGTCCTTACCCGAACTGTGGTGGTCACTACAGATAACAATACCGGAAATACGGGAACAGAGCCAGATACAACTGTGGTCAAGGACACTACCAAGACCCATACCGTATTGCCCAAAGAAACCAAATACGGGATTGCCCGTAAATACGGAATTAGTATCTCCGAGTTGGAAGCAATGAACCCTGATATGGGCGATACGCTTCAGATGGGGGTAGTACTTAAAGTGCCAGATCAGGAAGTAGTTGCAGATGCTACCGTAGACGATTCCATTTACGATTTTTACGAAGTGCAACCCAAAGAAGGATTCTACCGTCTTAAGGTAAAGTTTGGTTTGACAGAAGAGGAGATCGTGGCCCTGAATCCTTATGCAAAAGATGGCCTAAAGGCCGGAATGATTTTAAAGCTGCCAAAAATGGGAGCCGCCGGAACCGAGGCTAGTGCCAATACGGTTGATCTGGAATACCAACTAAACAATTACGAAACCAAGAATTTGGTCGTGATGTTGCCCTTTGATCTCTCTAAGGTTTCTAGGGACTCTGTCAAGGCCAATGAAGAACTCTTGGTCAACAGCAGAACGCTCAATATTGCCTTAGACTTTTACAGTGGAGTTATGATGGCTGCGGATTTTGCCAAGGACAAAGGTCTATCTGTCAACTTGGAGGTTATGGATACCCAGGGCAAGGCATCTCGCGTGGCTCAACTGATAGCCCAAGGCAGCTTTGATGAGGTAGATGCTGTGATTGGACCGCTGTTCCAAAAGAACGCCACTAGTGCTAGTAATGCCTTGCGCAGAGAAGATGTTCCGGTCTTGTCTCCACTGAGTAATCAGCAGGCTAATGGTGGGCGCAACTTTTTCAATACGGTTCCGTCTAACGAGTTCCTGGAAGCACAAATGTTGGACTATCTAAAAGCCAATGCAGTTGGGAAGAATTTGATCATTATTGCAGATGCTAAAAAGTCCCGCGAGAAGAATTTGTTGCGCAATAATTTCCCGAATGCAAAGGTCTTGGATCCGCGCGACGAGCAGTTCCTCTATGTGGTCGATATTCAACAAAAGTTAGATCCTCTAGCAGAGAATTGGGTGATCTTAGCTTCGGACAACCCTGTGTTGGTTTCTAATGTGATCGGTTTGCTCAATGGCTTGCCGCCAGACAAAGGCGTACGCCTATTTACTTTGGACAAGTCCGATGCCTATGAGTTTGAAGATATTCAAAACACCAACTTGGCCCGTTTAAAATTCACATATCCGTCTGTGTATCGCAGCTTTGACTACGACAATCCGGATGCTTTTGTAACCAGCTATAAGAACAAGTACGGAGTTTACCCTAATCGCTTTGCGATCCGTGGCTTTGATGTTACCTACGATTGTCTTTTGCGTCTGGGGATAGCCGAAAGTCTTTATGAGGCCGTAGATCTGGATGGGGAAACCCAATACGTTGGTAATAAATTCTTTTACGTCCTCAGCGGAAGTGGCTACGCCAATAATGCAGGATACATCATGATGTACGGAGAGGACCTTAAACTGATCGTAGTAGAATGA